AGATGAGCGGCAAGGAGGAGATGAAGGGCGCGATCAAAGACATCCGGATCATCGCCGGTTTCAACTGGGCGCCGGATGCGAACGTGATCAAGTACCTGCCGGGCATCGGGCTGTCCTGGAACGCCAAAGGCTTCGCGTTCCTGAACACGGATTTCACGCTCTATATCGATGACAGCGTGGGGATTCTCGGACCCGGCGGCGATCCCAACGGCGCCCCCAGCGAGGACGACTCCTTTATGGTCGACATCAACTGGGCGTACCCGATCGGCGAGAAGGGCAGCATCGAGGGTCATATGGAATACATCGGCGAACGCACCAACGAGTTCGGCGGCAACGTGGAGGCCTGGATCCTGGCCCAACCGCAGTTTCGCTACTTCGTCTCCGAGACCGTCGCCATCGGCATCGAATACCAGTACTGGATGAACAAACTGGGTTCCAAGACGGACGAGAACACGGCCCAGGCACTCCTGGTCTGGAAGTTCTAGGGCTGCGAAGCGCTCGAGCACGCCGACTCCGGTGACTCCCCGGCCTGCGGGCCGGCGCAGCGGTTCGAGACTGCGCCGGCCTCCGGTTCGACCCTGTGCGCCGAGCTTGAAATACAATCCGGGTCGACCGGACCGCCACCGGCGCGCCGGAAGCGAAGTTCTTACCAAGGGGGACTCCACATTGGGCCGTAGAAAAGTCGTGATCATGGGTGCCGCGGGCCGGGATTTTCACAATTTCAATACCCTCTTCCGAAACGAGCCGGACTGGGAGGTCGTCGCCTTCACCGCGGCGCAGATCCCCGACATCGAGGGCCGCCTGTACCCACCCGAGCTGTCGGGTGAGTTGTATCCGGAGGGGGTGCCGATCCGGGGGGAGGCCGAGCTCGAGCATCTGATCCGAGACAGCGAGATCGACGAAGTCTGGTTTTCCTATTCCGACGTCTCTCACGAATACGTCATGCACAAGGCCAACCGAGTGATCGCATGGGGCGCCCATTTCGGGGTCTTCTCGGCCCAGAGTACGATGCTGGACTCGAAGAGGCCGGTCATAGCGATCACGGCCGTGCGAACCGGCTGTGGCAAATCGCAGACCACCCGGTACCTCTCCAAGATCCTCCGGGGCCTGGGGAAGAAGGTCGTCGCCGTTCGACACCCGATGCCCTACGGTGATCTGAGCCGTCAGATCTGCCAGCGCTTCGCCAGCTACGATGATCTCGACCGCCACGACTGCACCATCGAGGAGCGCGAAGAATACGAGCCCCTGATCGACAATGGCTTCGTCGTATATGCGGGAATCGACTACGAGCTGATCCTGCGTCGGGCCGAGAAGGAGGCCGAGGTCATTCTCTGGGACGGCGGCAACAACGACACGCCCTTCTATCGACCCGACCTTCACCTGACACTGGTCGATCCCCACCGGCCGGGACACGAGACCAGCTACTACCCTGGCGAAGCCAACCTGCTCATGGCAGACATCCTGGTCGTGAACAAGGTCCAGACCGCCAAGCCTCCGGACCTCGCGGCGGTTCTCGAGAGCTGTCGCCGACACAACCCCGGCGCGCAGATCGTCGAGTGCCGCTCCGCGGTATCGGTGAGCAAACCGGAACTCATACGCGGCAAGCGCGCCCTGGTGATCGAAGACGGCCCGACCCTCACGCATGGCGGCATGAGCTACGGCGCCGGCTGGTACGCCGCACAGCAAGCCGGCGCCGCCGAAGTCGTCGATCCGGTTCCCCACGCGGTGGGCTCAATTCGTGAGACCTACGAAAAATACCCGAACGCCCGCAAGATACTGCCCGCCATGGGCTACGGCCAGCGGCAGATCGAAGAGCTCGAGGCCACCATCAACGCGACCCCGGCGGATGTCGTCGTCGAAGGCACTCCGATCGAGCTGAGCCGGGTGTTGACGGTCAACAAGCCCATCGCCGATGTGGCCTATGAGCTCGAGGAGCTCGAACCGGGAGCGCTCGAGTCCGCGATTCGCGCGATGCTCGGCTAGCCCTTTGCCGGCTTGACCACCATTCCTCGGTTGTCTTTGCCGTCCAGAACCACCGTCAGCTGCCTGCGAAACCGCAGGTGGCGCAGATGTTCGGTTTCGCGACGCGCCTGCCGGGAATCGAGCCAATCCCAGTCCAAGAACTCGTCATCACCGGCGGAATCCTCCGGCGGCTTCTGGGCCTTCTCGGCTCCCGGCGGCAGCGTCAGGTAGCCGATCCGAAGGGAGGTGATGTTCTGGAAGAAGTGAGTCCCCTGCGAGGGCTCGACGTTGTATCCCCTGGGCGAGGCCTCGACGATCACCTTGGCGTTCGAGATTTGCCGCCACTGCACCGGGATTCCCAGCCACTCGTCGGCTGTGCCCCAACGGCCCGGTCCGACGAGAAGGTAAGGCCTTCTGTCCTCGCGAAGCGCCTGGTTGATCTCTTCGATTTCCCGGGTAATCGCCTTGTTCTTGGACGGCTGCCAGCGATCGCGGCGCACGTAAACCAGATCGCGTAGCTTGCTGACTCCTTCACCGAGGCTACTGAGGCTCGAGCACAAGAGATCGGCTCGCTCGTACGGCTGGCGGGCCACCCTCGACCCCACATAGCGCGAACCCATCGGGCGCATTTGCAGCAGATAGAGCTCGGGCCCCATCCTGGGCCTGCCGCGAGTTGCGCGTCGTCCGAAGTCCCCCATGTCGCAGGCGAACTCCACCTCCACGGCTCCGCCCAGTCCCCTTCTGGCGACCTTCATCACCTCCTCCAGGGTCGCAGCCAGCGGTATCGCACCGTGTCTGAGGATGTTCGCAAAGGTGATGACGCGAGGTCCCGCCAGAGAAAGGTCCTCCCGGAGCCGCTGCTCATTGGCTATGTAGACACTTCCCACCGAGGACAGAACATCGTCGCTTTCCGCTGTTTTGAGGTCGAACTCGCGCAAGTTCGCCGACGCGTCAAGATACCCATCGTTGAAATCGTAGTCGGTATCGACGGCGTAGAAACTCCTCTGGGTGCCATCCAGCATGGACTTCGGGGTCCCGAACTGCGGCAGGATCTCCGGGTTTCTGGGACTGAAACGCAGAGCCAGTCCGCCCTCAACCACCGTGCGCCCGAGGCCCAGGGCGACGTAGACGACACCATCCTTGCCTTGCTGCGCTCCGACCGGATAGTAGTTGAACGACTGCGCGACCCCGGAAAAGGTGGGATAGAACCGGTTCCCGTGCCTGCGTCCGATCAAGGGTTGGACGATCACCGCCATCTTCTCCTCTTCCTTGAGGTGGCCGGTGGTGTCCAGATACGAGCGCGCGTTGGAGCTGAACGTGGACGCGTATACGAGTTTGACCGCATTGGCCAGCCCCAAGAGTCGTCGTTCGAGATCGGGGTTGTTGTTGGGGATCATCAACGTCGCGTAGATGCCGGCAAACGGCTGATGAAGCGAGTCCTCGAGCAGGCTCGAAGAGCGAACCGCCAAGGGGCCTTCAAGCCGCTCGATCAGGAACCGCAGGTCCTCGACAAGCTTGGCGGGCAGCGGCGAAGCAAGAAACCTCCTGACGAGCTCGCCGTCGTCTTCACAGCTGAAGGCGAAGCCCCGTAGGTTTCTGCCATCCAGAAACGCGTCGAAATAATCGGTGGTTATCACGACCGTCTTCGGAATCTTGACCGGCAGCGCGAGGCTGTCAGGGAACTCCGCCTGGGGCAGAAAGCGGTTCAGGAATGCGATGCCACGGGCCTTGCCACCTAAGGCTCCCTGCCCCGTCCGCACGATCAGATCCTGCTCGAAGCGCTCCCGCTTGAAGTCAGCGACGTGGCCCCGATACGAGCTGCGGCGAGCATCCGACAAGACCCGAACGAGATACCCACGGGTTTCCTCGATGCCGCCGAAGTCGGACGTCTTCTGTGGCCTGAGCAGCTCGGCCAGCTCGAATTCGCAGCGAGCCATCAACCAGATCGAAAAGTGGTTGTTCGCCGCGTGATATCCAACCGACACTCCGGGAACCGTCTTCAGGACCTCCTCCATCTCGGCCAGGTCGTGGGCTCGACCGACTTCCCTGCCGTCGGGCAGCCGGAATACGAAATCGCCGAAACCCAGCTGCTCGGTCATGAAGGATCGGATCTCGGCCAGCAATGTCGGCGAGCTCTTATCGGCAAACGTCGCCGACATCTCCTTGGCCACGTCTGCGTTGCTTGGTTCCGCGGACTGGAGCAGAACCGGCAGCTCTGCGATCCGCTTCCGAGCATGTTTCGAGAACTCCACTCCCGCCCTCGGATCGACCTTCCCAGCCCTGGGGATTGCTACATCGCTGATCACGGCCATCACGTTCGCTTCGAACTCACCGAACAGCTCCATGCCCTCCTCATACGACCTGGCGTGGAGAATCTTGGGACGCGACCTCATATACATCAGCCGATGGAGCTCGTTGACCCCCTCCGAGGACAGAGAGCGGGACTGACTCATCAGCTCCTTGTAGACCAGGCCCAGGAACGCCGAGTAGAAGCGTGGTGAGTCCTCGAGCAGAATGATGACTCGGATGTTGCCGACCCGGATGTCGTGCTGGACGTTGTCCCGATCCTCGACGTACTTGACGACCGCCAACAGAATCCGAGCGTCTCCGCTCCACAGAAAAGTCCCATCGATCACTTCGGTGTCAATGCCTTCCTGGGCCTCTTCGAGCTCTCGATCGTCGACGGCCAGGAACACCACCGGCCGGCCCGGCCGGAGCTCTTTTACCCTGCGCCCGAAGGCGTTGACCCCCATGCCCGACAGACTGCTCATCACCAGAATCAGGTCGAACCGCCGCTCGGCCAGCGCCGCGAAGGCCGCCTTGGCAGTGCGAACGTGGGTAAAGCGAGGCGGGCTGGATGCGCTGACCTCGCGGTACTCGAAGAACACCTGCTCGGTGAGCTGGCCGTCCTCCTCGAGAATGAAGGCATCGTAGGGCGAGGAGACCAGCAACACCTCGCGGATGCGGAAAGGCGTCAGATCGTGAAAACGAAGAGCCTTGAGACTCCCACGGCCCTGAAACCTCATTCGTTGCCGGCCCATGGCGGCCCTTCGAACGTCAGTCTGCGCGGCGCCCCGAGGCCGCACCAGCCGGCTCCATGAAGCCTCGGGGTCACGGCCTCTACACGACCCCCTGATCCAGCATCGAGTCGGCCACCTTGATGAAGCCAGCGATATTGGCGCCATCGATGTAGTTGACGAAATCGCCGTTCTTACCGTGGCGCACGCAGGTCGCGTGAATGTCCTTCATGATCATCCGGAGCCGCTGATCCACCTCTTCGCGGGACCAGGAGATGCGCATGGCGTTCTGGGTCATCTCGAGACCCGATACCGCCACGCCGCCGGCGTTGGCTGCCTTGCCCGGCCCGTAGAGGATTCCGGCGTCCAGGTAGCGGCCGATGGCCTCATGATCGGAAGGCATGTTGGCGCCTTCGGCGACGCAGATGCAGCCGTCGTCCAGAAGAGTCTTGGCGTCGTCGCCGTTGATCTCGTTCTCGGTGGCGCACGGCATGGCTACGTCACACTTCACAGACCACGGCCGCTCACCCTCCAGGTAGGTGGCACTGGGGTACTGCTCCGCGTACTCCTTGATCCGTCCTCTGCGGTTGTTCTTGAGGTCCATTACATAGCTGAGTTTTTGAGAATCGATGCCGTCCTCGTCGACGATCGTACCGCTCGAATCGGACAGCGCCAGCACCTTGCCGCCGAACTCCAAGGTCTTCTCGGCCGCGTACTGAGCAACGTTGCCCGAGCCGGAGATCAGCACTCGCTTGCGTTTCAAGGTCTCGCCGCGAGTGGCCAGCATCTCGTTGACGAAGTACACGGTACCGTAGCCGGTCGCCTCGGGCCTGATCAGTGAGCCGCCCCAGTTGATTCCCTTCCCGGTCAGGACTCCGGTGAACTCGTTGGCCAGCTTCTTGTACATCCCGAACAGATAGCCCAGCTCGCGGCCGCCGACCCCAATATCGCCGGCGGGTACGTCGGTGTTCGGGCCGATGTGGCGATAGAGCTCTCTCATGAACGCCTGACAGAACCGCATGACCTCGCCGTCGCTCTTTGCCTTGGGATCGAAGTCGGAACCGCCCTTGCCACCTCCCATCGGCAGGGTTGTGAGGCTGTTCTTGAAGACTTGCTCGAAGGCCAGGAACTTCAAGATCCCCTGGGTGACGCTGGGATGAAACCGCAGGCCGCCCTTGTAGGGGCCGATGGCACTGTTCATCTCGATCCGGAAGCCACGATTGACCTGAATCTCACCCTGGTCGTCTACCCAAGGAACTCGAAAGCTCACTAACCGTTCCGGCTCGACCATTCGCTCCAGAATCCTGCCGCTCCGATAGCGTGGGTTGCTTTCGATGACCGGCCAAACCGACTCGACGACCTCGCGTACGGCCTGATGAAACTCATGCTCCGCTGGGTTCTTGGCGATCACTCTCTCGACAAAACTCTCAACAGAATCGGACATCGTGTTCTCCCTGCCTTGCTCTGGTAGTTATTACGTGAGTTCTCCGGGAACCCCTCGGAGCTCCCCCGGGGAGTCTACTCACTAGCCGCCGGATTCATCACCACCCTAGCGAGTGGGGGGACTTCCCCGCCCCCTGGGACGTTGGGCCTCGGACCCCAAAGCACCCGCCTGGTGGCGAAGTCGCTCGACCTTCTGGTCCAGCAGGCTGAACAGTGCCTCGGTCTGACGAGCCAGGTCCTTCAGGCCCTCGGCTTTGAACACCGCAAAGGCCACATCTAGCTCTTGAAGATCGGTGTTGATCTTGTCGAGGTCGTTGACCAGATCGCTTTGCACCTCCCGTAGATCCCCCACGATCTCGCCCTGAACCCGCTGCAGATCGCGCCCCAGGTCACCCAGACCGATCTGCAGGTCTCTCACCTTCTCCAGATGTGCCAGCAAGACCAGATTGAACTGGCGCTGACGATCCCACATGTCGGCCTGGGGAGCTCTCACCAGCGGCCGTAGGAGCTTCTTTAGCCAGACAACCAACCTGCCCCCTGCGCCCCTCCGGCTGCGAATCGGGAACTCGTGATCGCCCTGCCAAAGCCAACGCCAGTCCGCTATCTCCTCGGTCGGCTCTCCGAGAAACCGATCCAGAGTGGGCTCAGCTACCGGATCTTCCGCCATAGAGATCGACGGTACCAGATGGGGGTCCTACTGCTCCGGAACGACGTGAACCTTGATCTCGGCCGCTACTTCGGAATGCAGTTCGAGTCTGACGAGATGCTCGCCGACCGCCTTGATTCCCCCACCCAGGTCGATGCGGCGCTTG
The sequence above is drawn from the bacterium genome and encodes:
- a CDS encoding GTPase, yielding MGAAGRDFHNFNTLFRNEPDWEVVAFTAAQIPDIEGRLYPPELSGELYPEGVPIRGEAELEHLIRDSEIDEVWFSYSDVSHEYVMHKANRVIAWGAHFGVFSAQSTMLDSKRPVIAITAVRTGCGKSQTTRYLSKILRGLGKKVVAVRHPMPYGDLSRQICQRFASYDDLDRHDCTIEEREEYEPLIDNGFVVYAGIDYELILRRAEKEAEVILWDGGNNDTPFYRPDLHLTLVDPHRPGHETSYYPGEANLLMADILVVNKVQTAKPPDLAAVLESCRRHNPGAQIVECRSAVSVSKPELIRGKRALVIEDGPTLTHGGMSYGAGWYAAQQAGAAEVVDPVPHAVGSIRETYEKYPNARKILPAMGYGQRQIEELEATINATPADVVVEGTPIELSRVLTVNKPIADVAYELEELEPGALESAIRAMLG
- a CDS encoding nucleoside-binding protein: MVVGSQSAPAAIWSNTELHLQYGSLDTPQFLPDSPEEDKDTLIFTLQHASGWKYGDNFFFFDVISSENGGFNDNDTYGEWYSYFSPRKMSGKEEMKGAIKDIRIIAGFNWAPDANVIKYLPGIGLSWNAKGFAFLNTDFTLYIDDSVGILGPGGDPNGAPSEDDSFMVDINWAYPIGEKGSIEGHMEYIGERTNEFGGNVEAWILAQPQFRYFVSETVAIGIEYQYWMNKLGSKTDENTAQALLVWKF
- the gdhA gene encoding NADP-specific glutamate dehydrogenase: MSDSVESFVERVIAKNPAEHEFHQAVREVVESVWPVIESNPRYRSGRILERMVEPERLVSFRVPWVDDQGEIQVNRGFRIEMNSAIGPYKGGLRFHPSVTQGILKFLAFEQVFKNSLTTLPMGGGKGGSDFDPKAKSDGEVMRFCQAFMRELYRHIGPNTDVPAGDIGVGGRELGYLFGMYKKLANEFTGVLTGKGINWGGSLIRPEATGYGTVYFVNEMLATRGETLKRKRVLISGSGNVAQYAAEKTLEFGGKVLALSDSSGTIVDEDGIDSQKLSYVMDLKNNRRGRIKEYAEQYPSATYLEGERPWSVKCDVAMPCATENEINGDDAKTLLDDGCICVAEGANMPSDHEAIGRYLDAGILYGPGKAANAGGVAVSGLEMTQNAMRISWSREEVDQRLRMIMKDIHATCVRHGKNGDFVNYIDGANIAGFIKVADSMLDQGVV
- a CDS encoding histidine kinase; translation: MGRQRMRFQGRGSLKALRFHDLTPFRIREVLLVSSPYDAFILEEDGQLTEQVFFEYREVSASSPPRFTHVRTAKAAFAALAERRFDLILVMSSLSGMGVNAFGRRVKELRPGRPVVFLAVDDRELEEAQEGIDTEVIDGTFLWSGDARILLAVVKYVEDRDNVQHDIRVGNIRVIILLEDSPRFYSAFLGLVYKELMSQSRSLSSEGVNELHRLMYMRSRPKILHARSYEEGMELFGEFEANVMAVISDVAIPRAGKVDPRAGVEFSKHARKRIAELPVLLQSAEPSNADVAKEMSATFADKSSPTLLAEIRSFMTEQLGFGDFVFRLPDGREVGRAHDLAEMEEVLKTVPGVSVGYHAANNHFSIWLMARCEFELAELLRPQKTSDFGGIEETRGYLVRVLSDARRSSYRGHVADFKRERFEQDLIVRTGQGALGGKARGIAFLNRFLPQAEFPDSLALPVKIPKTVVITTDYFDAFLDGRNLRGFAFSCEDDGELVRRFLASPLPAKLVEDLRFLIERLEGPLAVRSSSLLEDSLHQPFAGIYATLMIPNNNPDLERRLLGLANAVKLVYASTFSSNARSYLDTTGHLKEEEKMAVIVQPLIGRRHGNRFYPTFSGVAQSFNYYPVGAQQGKDGVVYVALGLGRTVVEGGLALRFSPRNPEILPQFGTPKSMLDGTQRSFYAVDTDYDFNDGYLDASANLREFDLKTAESDDVLSSVGSVYIANEQRLREDLSLAGPRVITFANILRHGAIPLAATLEEVMKVARRGLGGAVEVEFACDMGDFGRRATRGRPRMGPELYLLQMRPMGSRYVGSRVARQPYERADLLCSSLSSLGEGVSKLRDLVYVRRDRWQPSKNKAITREIEEINQALREDRRPYLLVGPGRWGTADEWLGIPVQWRQISNAKVIVEASPRGYNVEPSQGTHFFQNITSLRIGYLTLPPGAEKAQKPPEDSAGDDEFLDWDWLDSRQARRETEHLRHLRFRRQLTVVLDGKDNRGMVVKPAKG